The DNA window ACAAACGAGGCCAGATTCGTCCATCCGCGATATCACCTCATCGAAGCTCAGCCTTATGTGAGTGGGGTCGGCGGCGCACACGTAGTACTCCCCGGAGGACTCCTCCTCCTTTCTCCTGATGAGCATCTCCCTCACCTCCTTGAACCTCCTCAGGAGGAAGGATTTGGCCAAGTCGCTGTTTATCCTCCAGTAAGTGAGCCTGTTCCCCGCCTCGTCCTCCTTTGTACCCAACTGCACGACCAAGTTGGAGTCCTGCATCCTGTAGAGGAGCTGCCGCAGCTCTGTCGGTGGCAGTTTCAGTTTCTCCTGCATCTCTCCCTCCTCCAGAACGCCGTCCTTGGCAAAATTGACCATCTTCCTAGCGAGGCTCAAGTCCCTAGCGACAACGGCGAGCGCTAGAACTATCAAGTCCTCTTCACTCATGTTTTTGGTCTCCCTCATCTAGTAAAGTTTATTACCGGCCTTATCGATCTAACCAATGGCCCCGGTAGCTCAGCCCGGTCAGAGCGGCCGCCTCGTAAGCGGCAGGTCGCGGGTTCGAATCCCGCCCGGGGCTCTCATTCAGAATACGCCTGAACTCTCAAATAAGTTTTACTAAATCTCATGGGGTCTCGGGGAGAATGGGGCCGCCGGGATTTGAACCCGGGACCTCCGGCTCCCGAGGCCGGCATCCTACCAAGCTAGACCACGGCCCCAGTTCCAAGTAATCCACACCATACGATAAAAAGCTTTTCTCAGGGACCACCTGATTCCTCCAGGACCTCGGAGAGGGCTTTTTTGAGCTCGGTATACGTATTCCTCAGGGCATCGCTGACGACCTTCGTATTGCCTATCACCGGCATGAAGTTCGTATCCCCGTTCCAGCGGGGGACTATGTGTATGTGCACGTGTCCCTCAAAACCGGCCCCGGCGGCCTTCCCTATATTTGCTCCAACGTTGAATCCCTCTGGATTCATGGCCCTCCTCAAGGTGAGCATGGACAGGCGTATCAGTCTCCACATATCTTTAGCTTCATCCTCCGTCAGGTCCTCTATGCTGGCTACGTGCCTGTAGGGTGCCACCATTAGGTGGCCCGGGTTATAGGGATACTTGTTCAGTATGATGAAGCAGTGCTCGGATCTGTGCAGGATTAGGTTCTCCTCATCCCTGCCCTCAGCTGGTAGGGTGCAGAATATGCACTCTTTTTCCCCCTCAGTGGCGAGCAACTTGATATAGGGCATCCTCCATACTGCCCAGAGTCTTCTAAGGCTCAACTAGCTCCCTCCGTGAGCCTCAAGATGGCCTCCGCTAGATCACCACCAGCTTCTATAAGTGCCTTTCTGGCGGTCTCCCTGTCCACTCCCGCCTGTGAGGCGACCAGAGAGATATCCTCCTCAGCGGGTTCGTAGGCCCCCTCACCCTTCTCCTCTACCTCAGAGACCTTCTCCACTTTCCCCATCACTTGATAGATCTCTTCTCCTCCCACTTTAGTCACCGAGACCTGAGGATCGGATATGCGCAGGGCCGTTCCGTCCCTTAGCCTTATCAAGACCTCCTCCGCATCCAGCACCTGGACCTTAACCCCCATGCTCCTCAGCATCTTTTCCAAGTCCTTGGGCCTGAACTTCCTCATCATATGGGCCTTAAGTTCGAGTAAAAGTAAAGTTTACCTTAGGTGGGAGGGGCATGGGAGCGAGGGACCTTGTCGGAGGAAGTCTATGTCTGTGAGATATGCGGCGGTACCTTCGTCGGTAAACCTGTGATAGTCGATCTGGACGGTTACAAGGCAATGGTATGCCCGAGCTGTGCTCGAAAACTCCTGAGAAAGAGGGAAAAGAAGGAAATGAAGGTCGCCATAAGGGAGACCAAGGCAGAGGCACCGTTGAAGAGGGAACCTCCCAGAAAGCCCCCTAAAGGAGTTCCCCCTCCCAAGAGGAGGAAAGTTGAGGAAATAGAGTACGTGGAGGGTTATGGGGTTAAGATAAGGGAGGCTAGGGAATCCTTAGGCCTAACCATAGAGCAGGTGGCTACGGCTTTGAACATAAAGGCATCTCTCCTTCGCAATATTGAGGCGGAGAAGGTCATCCCACCTTACGAGGTGGCTCGAGCTATAGAGAAATTGCTGGAGATCTCCATAATACAGAGGAACCCCGAGAGGAGCGCGTCTGCCCTGCCAGAGACGGCCCCTCCGGCATCCATAAAATCAATTACCTTGGGCGAGATAGTAGAGGTGAAGAAGAAGAGGAGGAAGAGGTAATGCCCACGAACATACCTCCCGAGGCTCAGGCCAAGTGGGAGGAATATTCAAAGGCGAAAACGCCGGAAGAGAAGCTTCAGAAGTTGAAAGAGTTCTACGCCCTGATACCGAAGCACAAGGGAACCGAGAAGATGGAGAAGTTCATCAAGAGGAGGATGGCCGAGCTGAGAGAGGAAATCGAGAGGAGGAGAACGAGCAAAAAGTCTAGAGGTCCATCCCTCATGGTTGAGAAGAGGGGAGCAGCTCAGATGGTTCTAATAGGTTTCACCAACTCGGGACGGAGCACTATACTGTCGACCCTGACTAACGCCAGGGTTGAGATCTCCCCGAATCCTTTCACGACAATAAGACCGGTGGAGGGAATGATGGAATTCAAGGGGGCCCAGATACAGATAGTAGAGGCTCCTCCCATAATACCTCAGGCCCAGGGAGGTCCCACCAATCTCTCGGTGGCCCTAGCTGGGAACGCGGACGTCTTGGGCATAATCGTCAGCTCCACCGATGATCCGATCATCCAATTGGACGAGCTGGTCTCCCTCTTGGAGTCTAGGGGGATAGTGCT is part of the Thermoproteota archaeon genome and encodes:
- a CDS encoding HIT domain-containing protein is translated as MPYIKLLATEGEKECIFCTLPAEGRDEENLILHRSEHCFIILNKYPYNPGHLMVAPYRHVASIEDLTEDEAKDMWRLIRLSMLTLRRAMNPEGFNVGANIGKAAGAGFEGHVHIHIVPRWNGDTNFMPVIGNTKVVSDALRNTYTELKKALSEVLEESGGP
- a CDS encoding nascent polypeptide-associated complex protein, yielding MMRKFRPKDLEKMLRSMGVKVQVLDAEEVLIRLRDGTALRISDPQVSVTKVGGEEIYQVMGKVEKVSEVEEKGEGAYEPAEEDISLVASQAGVDRETARKALIEAGGDLAEAILRLTEGAS
- a CDS encoding multiprotein-bridging factor 1 family protein; translated protein: MSEEVYVCEICGGTFVGKPVIVDLDGYKAMVCPSCARKLLRKREKKEMKVAIRETKAEAPLKREPPRKPPKGVPPPKRRKVEEIEYVEGYGVKIREARESLGLTIEQVATALNIKASLLRNIEAEKVIPPYEVARAIEKLLEISIIQRNPERSASALPETAPPASIKSITLGEIVEVKKKRRKR